The genomic stretch CCTTTCTGGACCTGGCGCATCAGATCGAAGTGCTTCAGTTGCTGGAGCGCCTGAACCGCAGCGAACAGCGCACTATTGTGATGGTAGTGCATGACCTGAACCATGCAACTCGCCATGCTCATCACATTATCGCGCTGAAAGCCGGCAAAGTCGCCGATATCGGTGCTCCCACCGAGGTAGTTACTCCAGCATTGCTGCGTGAGGTGTTCGGCGTCGAGGGCACGGTCGTGCCCGATCCGCGTAGTGGTGTACCGTTGTGTATCGCCTACGGGCTTGCTACACCAGTTCCCGACAATGATCATTGCGGCTTACGTCCGATAGACTCAGAGGAGTTCTATTTGCATAACCAGAAAAGGTAAGGCGTAAAGATGATTGCTACCACATCCATCGAAACCGACATTAGCACTCTTGATACTCTCGCCCATCATGCCCCCAACACCACAGATCTGAGTGAACTCGCCATGTGGCTTCAGATCAACGGTGCGGCTCACCTCAGTCTTATCGAGCGAATTGAACTGGCTGAGCGGCTGATGACCCGTCGTCGTTTTCTGATCGGTGCAGGGGTTCTGGCACTGGGTGCCCTCACTGGCTGCGGATCGTATGGGTCTGTCAACCCGGCAACATCAATAACGCCGGCTGCCATCAGCAGCACAGCCCCGACGGTGGTGGCGCTCGACGAGTTTGCCGGGTTGTCGATCCTCGCGCTTGGTGTGAAGCCCGCGAGTGTCTTTCTCACGTTTGGCTATGCCAGTGCTAAAGCGGTGTTCGACTCCGCCGGTGTGCACACGGTGCCAGCCTCACGCGACGGCGTCAACCTTGAAGCGGTTACCGCGCTGGAGCCGGAGACCATCTTGGGCATATCGATCCCAACGACAGTAACAGCTCGGGAGAAGCTGGAGTTAATCGCACCGACCACCGTGATCGAGTACACCGCATCGTGGCAGGATCAGCTTAAGGTGACCGGTACAGCCGTCGGTCGCGCTGAGACCGCGACTGCACTCATCAACCGGATCGAGCGTGGGTTGACCACGCTCAAGACTGACCTATCCAGT from Armatimonadota bacterium encodes the following:
- a CDS encoding ABC transporter substrate-binding protein — translated: MIATTSIETDISTLDTLAHHAPNTTDLSELAMWLQINGAAHLSLIERIELAERLMTRRRFLIGAGVLALGALTGCGSYGSVNPATSITPAAISSTAPTVVALDEFAGLSILALGVKPASVFLTFGYASAKAVFDSAGVHTVPASRDGVNLEAVTALEPETILGISIPTTVTAREKLELIAPTTVIEYTASWQDQLKVTGTAVGRAETATALINRIERGLTTLKTDLSSAGKAGQTISVIGTIAGNSFALSRTGSAGSILEQVGLQRPAAQNIATEPTNPFITISVERLNDHDADVIFLLSGGAYNPDGLIASTLWSTLGAVKANRVVNVVAELWLSSNAFSVDWIVQDVRAALLGDGTVATEADVVNRWQTFVASQG